The following coding sequences lie in one Candidatus Sysuiplasma acidicola genomic window:
- a CDS encoding DUF202 domain-containing protein: MSATIANNNDGAFLLVIMESGGRSNVTDHMANVRTYLAWVRTGITVIALGFVVAKFGIIIKELVPGAPTTSYHLSSAIGIALVLAGGFMQLLALRSFLSNRKSIEAGNYAPSAVGEVSTGIISFIIAIMLILYMLLTL; the protein is encoded by the coding sequence ATGTCAGCCACAATAGCAAACAATAATGATGGCGCGTTCCTTCTGGTGATTATGGAAAGCGGCGGAAGGTCGAACGTCACTGACCACATGGCAAATGTGAGGACATACCTTGCATGGGTGCGCACAGGGATAACTGTAATTGCACTCGGTTTTGTTGTGGCCAAATTCGGGATAATCATCAAGGAGCTCGTTCCAGGCGCTCCTACGACTTCGTATCATCTTTCTTCTGCGATTGGAATAGCGCTGGTTCTTGCAGGGGGGTTCATGCAGTTGCTAGCGCTGCGGAGTTTTCTCAGCAACAGGAAAAGTATTGAGGCTGGCAATTACGCGCCTTCAGCGGTTGGCGAGGTTTCGACTGGAATTATCTCATTCATCATAGCAATTATGCTCATATTGTACATGCTGCTCACGCTGTAA
- a CDS encoding winged helix DNA-binding domain-containing protein, whose amino-acid sequence MTEELKISIDNARKLAVIKQHLSQPGHSSDDSVDDKIMGVMRDIGYLQIDPISTVARNPLLVLWSRIGNFDKNSLNRLLWKERRLFEYRAHAASIVMTEDYPVYRRAMKDYANSNNAYDEKTLSWMKSNERLAKRIKTALKKRGPVPSREIEDESDIGWKSTGWSNERNVNRMLELLLYKGQVMVAERLEGGQKLWDLAERVLPAWTPRGELTEEEVERICIEKSLKAMGVATAAEIASHFVPRRYKHLEKLLNGMVKDGAVAQARIIKNSHSLDDRWYIHSDDAVILGDIDRHWQGRTTLLSPFDNLIIDRKRTSRLFDYKFKMEIYVPRALRKHGYYVMSILHGDRLIGRIDPEFDRSTGRLKINSVFEEPGISFSAGIVKQCADSIRELALFLGAERVTAAGKVQRRWKAELEGIA is encoded by the coding sequence ATGACTGAAGAACTGAAAATTTCAATCGATAATGCAAGGAAGCTTGCCGTCATCAAGCAGCACCTATCGCAGCCCGGACACAGCAGCGATGACTCAGTCGACGATAAAATAATGGGCGTGATGCGGGATATCGGCTACCTGCAGATTGACCCGATAAGCACTGTAGCAAGAAATCCGCTTCTTGTCCTCTGGAGCCGAATCGGCAATTTCGACAAGAACAGTCTGAACAGACTCCTGTGGAAAGAGAGGCGCCTTTTCGAGTATCGCGCACACGCAGCATCGATTGTGATGACAGAGGATTATCCCGTATACCGCAGGGCGATGAAAGATTATGCAAACAGCAACAACGCATATGATGAGAAGACTCTGAGCTGGATGAAGAGCAACGAAAGACTGGCAAAGCGGATTAAAACGGCACTGAAAAAACGCGGACCAGTTCCATCAAGGGAAATAGAAGACGAGTCCGACATTGGGTGGAAATCAACAGGATGGAGCAATGAGAGAAACGTAAACAGGATGCTTGAACTGCTGCTCTACAAAGGGCAGGTTATGGTGGCGGAGAGACTGGAAGGCGGGCAGAAACTCTGGGACCTTGCCGAACGAGTACTGCCTGCCTGGACTCCGCGTGGAGAGCTCACGGAAGAAGAGGTGGAGAGGATTTGCATAGAGAAGTCATTGAAGGCTATGGGTGTGGCCACAGCAGCTGAAATTGCTTCACACTTCGTTCCCAGAAGATACAAGCATCTGGAAAAGCTGTTAAATGGAATGGTGAAGGACGGGGCCGTGGCACAAGCCAGAATAATTAAAAACAGCCATTCGCTGGATGACAGGTGGTATATCCACTCGGATGATGCAGTCATCCTCGGTGATATAGACAGGCACTGGCAGGGAAGGACAACACTCCTGTCCCCCTTTGACAATCTGATTATAGACAGAAAGAGGACGTCGCGGCTGTTTGACTATAAATTCAAAATGGAGATATATGTTCCGCGAGCTTTGCGGAAGCATGGCTATTATGTCATGTCGATCCTTCACGGCGACAGGCTGATTGGAAGAATCGATCCAGAATTTGACAGGAGTACAGGCAGGTTGAAAATCAATTCGGTCTTTGAAGAACCGGGCATCAGTTTTTCGGCAGGAATTGTGAAACAGTGCGCCGATTCGATAAGAGAGCTGGCTTTGTTCCTTGGTGCTGAAAGGGTGACAGCTGCAGGAAAAGTGCAAAGACGCTGGAAAGCAGAGCTGGAGGGCATTGCATGA